The Flavobacterium faecale genomic sequence ATTGCAAGAAGTAAAATAAAAAGTAATTTTCTCATGTTAAAATTGTTTAAAATTTTTCACAAAATTCCTTTAATTTCCCTTCTTAAATATTAAGGAATTGTTAACAAGTTATCAAATTAGTAGGTCTTACTAGGGGTAAAAAGAAAGAAAAAACTATCACACGTTAATTTAATGTTATGTAAATGAAAATTTAACAGTCGATTTGGTACAGGCGCATTTAGGCTAATGAAATCGGAGTACTACAAAAAATAACAATTTGGAATGTACTTGTTATTAATTTGTGAATTGCTTTTTTTGAGAATGTTCTATTTCTCTCTTTTTTTATTTTTAAACTAATAATTTTTATACCAATTTGTTGCTAATTTGATTAAAATAGAATGTAATGCGAAGAAGTAAGTTATTGGTTTTTTTAGAATTAAGCACTTCTTATTGAAGCTCATTTTTAGTGATTGTTCTGGTCCACAATGTATTTCCGTCTTTGTCTAGAAGTAAAAGCTCCATTTTGCGATTATCATTATCACGTGAAAAAGTGATGGTCCCGAAATTATGCGTAAAAAAGGCACTATCCTTTACACGAAGTTTATTATCGTACGCAACATATTTACCTGATGCAACTCCTGCCGTCAGCGGAGATACCGTCCAGTCGTATAGGGGATACGTATTTGGTCGTTCTAAACGGGATAATTCAGAAAAATGTCGGTCTCCAGATAAGAACAAAACGCCCTTGATGTCATTGGCTGCGATTTCAGATAGTAATTTTTCTTTCTCTTCGGGATAATGACCATAATTTTCTGTTTTTGGATCTGAGTTTAAAACTTGTCCTCCAATAACAACTATTTTAAAATTGGCTCTTGAAGTCGCCAACGCATCAATCAACCATTCTAGCTGTTTATCTCCTAACATAGTGAGTTTTCCGGTTTTTCTCTCGTCTGGTGATCGAAAGAATCGGTTGTCTAACAAAAAGAACTCGGCATCACCCCAATTAAAGGTGGTGTAAACTCCTTCTTGTTGGCTTGGGTCCATGCCATATGACTTGTTAGCCCAAAAATCTTTAAATGCTTTTTGAGTTAGATATTTGTTGTAAAAACTTCTGTTACTGTCATCGGGACCAAAATCATGATCATCCCAGATAGCTATATTTTGAGCTTTTGCTAATAATGGTTGTATTTCTTTTATAGCACGTGTGTGCGTATTGCGGTGGTAAATTCCTGTTTTACTATCATAATCAGCTTCTCGCAAATAGGTATTATCACCTCCCCACAGCATGATGTCTGGATTTTGCTTGGCAATGGTTTCAAATATTTCATATTCACTTCCGTAGCCTTTACCAGGTCGGTCCAACGGATTTTCATTGATATAAGAACAACTGCCAAACGCAATTTTGAATTCAGGAGCATTTTCGCGCCATTGCCAAAATTTTTTAGATCGAAAGGTAGTCTCGTAGGGAACAGTTACCTTTTTATCGTTGATGATTAGTTGGTACTGGTACTTTTTTCCTTCTTGTAATTGGTCTAGTAAAATGTGGTAAGTATACGCTACTTCTTTCGAACTTTGAAATTCGTCTGAGAAATAATGTACAGTTGGATTTTCGATATCAAAATATTCGATCTTTACTTTAGCTGTTTCTGTAGTTTGCAACCATATCATGGCTTCCTTCATTTCGCAATAACCAACCATTGGTCCCGATTTCAGAATTCCGTTTTGGGCAAAAAGTACAATGCTAATAAAAAATGCTAAGACAGATAATTTTGATCTCATTATAAAGGTATAAGTGATTAGGAAACAAAAATACTATTTTTTATTTCCTAATGTATAACTTCACGTTTTAGTAACATTAAAAGGTTTTCGAAAAAAAGCGTAATTAAATTACTTGATCACTTTTTTGAAATTGCCATTCTTCTTGTTGTTGATCGCTCAAAAAAGACCAAGCCAAAATTCGACTCGTTTTTTGTCCTTGTGCCATGTCAATTGTTCGAATGTTTGCAGCGTTCACTTTATTTAGTACTTTATACAAACTTTTTAAATGCGATTGTTTGGCTACCAAAGTAGTAAACCATAATATTTGCATGGGATATTTGGCACTTTCATAAATCATTTGTGAAATGAAACGAAACTCGCCACCTTCACACCATAATTCAGTATTGTGTCCGCCAAAATTTAAGATTGGTTTGGTTGTCCTTGTATTTTCTAAATTATTTATTTTTCGAATACTGCCCTGAGTCGCTTCCTCTTGTGAGGTGTGGAAGGGTGGGTTACACAGTATAAATTCGAACTTATCTTCGGGAGTAATAATATTTTTAAAAATAAAGCGGGCCTCAATTTGCTGCTGTAAACTTATAGCATCTACTAATTTTGGATTTGACTCTATTATTTTGCTACAATTTTTTAATGCTTTGTCGTCAATATCTGTTCCTACAAAGTTCCATCCGTAAATTGAATTTCCTAAGATGGGATAAATGCAATTGGCTCCAACACCAATATCAAGTCCATGAATGCTTTCTCCTTCTGGGATTATACCGCCATTAGTAGTGGCAAGTAGGTCGGCAACATTATGTATGTAATCTGCGCGACCGGGTATTGGTGGGCAAAGGTAATCTTTTGGAATATCCCAATTTTGAATACCATAATAAGTAATAAGTAGTGCTTTGTTTAAAGCTTTTACAGCATCGGGATCGCTAAAGTCTATGGTTTCATCTGAACTCTCTGGATCATGTTTGTTAGTACTAACAAAGTTTTTTAATGCAGGGTAACGTTCTATCAAAAGTTTAAAATCATATCGTGAACGATGTAGATTTCTAGGATGTAATTTTGTTTTTTCTGTAAGCTGTTTAGCCATCATTCTATCTATTTCTGGAAAAGGAATTGTTAAAAAAGAAATACTCCTAATCATGAGCAAGTTATATAAAAAAGTAGAACTTTTCTAGCTTTTTTAGGATTAAATCAATCCATACATTCCATTAGTAGTAAATCACCTTCTAAATGTTCAATTTTTACTATTCCGTCTTTGGTTACGTGATTGCTACTGCCAGTCTTGTAGCCTATCGTTAAGCTTTCATTAGTAAGGGGGTAGAATAAATTTTCAGACGCAATTCCGGTTACGGTCCCAATCGGAATTAGTGAAATAGGTGTGCCTTCGGTATACCATTTTTCGAACTTTCGATTCAATAAAAACACTTTGGAATGGTCGT encodes the following:
- a CDS encoding alkaline phosphatase D family protein, whose amino-acid sequence is MRSKLSVLAFFISIVLFAQNGILKSGPMVGYCEMKEAMIWLQTTETAKVKIEYFDIENPTVHYFSDEFQSSKEVAYTYHILLDQLQEGKKYQYQLIINDKKVTVPYETTFRSKKFWQWRENAPEFKIAFGSCSYINENPLDRPGKGYGSEYEIFETIAKQNPDIMLWGGDNTYLREADYDSKTGIYHRNTHTRAIKEIQPLLAKAQNIAIWDDHDFGPDDSNRSFYNKYLTQKAFKDFWANKSYGMDPSQQEGVYTTFNWGDAEFFLLDNRFFRSPDERKTGKLTMLGDKQLEWLIDALATSRANFKIVVIGGQVLNSDPKTENYGHYPEEKEKLLSEIAANDIKGVLFLSGDRHFSELSRLERPNTYPLYDWTVSPLTAGVASGKYVAYDNKLRVKDSAFFTHNFGTITFSRDNDNRKMELLLLDKDGNTLWTRTITKNELQ
- the rlmF gene encoding 23S rRNA (adenine(1618)-N(6))-methyltransferase RlmF; amino-acid sequence: MMAKQLTEKTKLHPRNLHRSRYDFKLLIERYPALKNFVSTNKHDPESSDETIDFSDPDAVKALNKALLITYYGIQNWDIPKDYLCPPIPGRADYIHNVADLLATTNGGIIPEGESIHGLDIGVGANCIYPILGNSIYGWNFVGTDIDDKALKNCSKIIESNPKLVDAISLQQQIEARFIFKNIITPEDKFEFILCNPPFHTSQEEATQGSIRKINNLENTRTTKPILNFGGHNTELWCEGGEFRFISQMIYESAKYPMQILWFTTLVAKQSHLKSLYKVLNKVNAANIRTIDMAQGQKTSRILAWSFLSDQQQEEWQFQKSDQVI